The sequence TGAAGCATCATGGTGtaatcagtctgtcactgaaagaACTCATGTGCCTAATCAGGACACTGCGGAGTGTGTGGAAGACTTTGTCCAAGATAGACAGCATCCTCCTTTCTGACACCACCATCAGAGAGAGTCCAGCTCCACCCCAACGACATGatgaaaaaagcaaatgaagtTTAAAGATTAAACATTTGGATTTTTTGATTGAAGTTTGGGTTAGTGCAGAATATTTCAGACATCTACCAAAAAGTGATCTCTTTAATGTCTTAATATGTATGTACAGCATGCAATTTGATTAGTGAAAAGAAGGTACTGCTGTGTTCATTTGAGTCATATGCtttgtatgttgttttattgtattttaatattaatatttaatattgtcTCAATCCATTATTCCGATATTCATATAGCTGGTGTATTATTTGGACAAAGTCAACTTCACCACACCATTTGGTGATCAAGTGTCATTTGATGAGAATGGTGATGCCTTACCAATATATGATATCATGAACTGGCTGTGGCTCCCTGATGGAACAACTAAACTTCAGAATGTGGGTGAGGTTAAGAAGTCAGCCTTCAAAAGTGAAGAACTCACAATTGATGCAGACAAAATCTTCTGGAACTTTGAATCAAAAAAGGTTACAAATGATTTCTTAGACATTGATTTTCTAGCCCATGGATGACTGATTACAGCATTGTAAAATGTtgcaaaataacacaatattgatttttttttttcctcctataGCCACCCaggtcagtgtgcagtgagagctgtcctccaggtaCTCGCATGGCTAGAAAAAAAGGGGaacctgtgtgctgctttgactgcatcccTTGTTCTGAGGCAAAGATCAGCAATGAGACTAGTAggtattcatttttaaatattgcaatttggaaatataatataaacatgtatCTCAAGACTGTCTCTCTTTTAACAGACTCATTGGAGTGCACCAGTTGTCCACAGGACTTCTGGCCCAGCCTCCAGCGTGACCACTGTGTTCCCAAGGAAACAGAGTTCCTCTCCTACCATGAACCTCTGGGTATCTGCTTGACAGTTGCTGCATTGTTGGGCACctgtatgtgtgctgttgtcTTCAGCATCTTCATCTGTCATCGCAGAACACCTATAGTACGCGCCAACAACTCAGAATTGAGTTTTCAGCTGTTGCTGTCACTTAagttatgtttcctgtgttcactgctgtttattgGTCGTCCCACGCTGTGGACATGCCAgctgagacatgcagcatttgggatcagcTTTGTGCTTTGCATCTCATGTATCCTGGTGAAAACCATGGTGGTTCTGGCTGTGTTCAAGGCCTCCAagccaggaggtggagccagtctgaagtggtttggtgctatgcagcagagagggacagtcaTGGTTCTCACTTCTGTTCAGGCAGCAATCTGCACTGCCTGGATTGTATCTGCCTCACCAGTTCCTCATAAAAACACTCAGTACCACAATGATAAAATAGTTTATGAATGTGTCGTTGGGTCCACAGttggttttgcagttttgttgggATATATTGGCTTCCTGGCCATCCTCAGTTTTCTGATTGCATTTATAGCAAGAAAACTTCCAGATAGTTTCAATGAGGCcaaactcatcactttcagcatgctgatcttctgtgctgtgtgggtggcctTTGTCCCTGCTTATGTCAGCTCACCGGGCAaatatgcagatgcagtggaggtattcgccatcctggcctccagttttggcATCTTGGTAGCACTGTTTGGacccaaatgttacataatcctgctgagaccagagaggaacacaaagaaagccaTCATGGGTCGAGGTGCTGAGACATAAGAACTGTCCTTCATTTCATTAAACAGAATGAATCTCTTTTGtctacacaaaaaaatacaggtGGTAGGCAATATGTTTCCAGTAGCAATGTTAAGACAGTGACAAAGCAGGGTATATGTAAAGCAAATATATTCAGAAATTTCTTACCACTTGGATCAAGCCATTCTTTTCTTCCAGGACATACTTTAAGtctaaatgtttgcatgctgtaaattaatttaatagAGTTActtcatctgaaaaaaatatgcttttattttaagtttatcTGACATTatcatttgcatttaattttgaCAAGTCTGGAGATAATGTTCactaacaacacacacatttatttatttctttattgccCCCACATGCAAAAATCTGCTGTCACCTTCTGAGTTTAtttcagacagtcagtcagtaatcTAACAACTTTTCTGGATTACAAAAGAATTGCAGGAAACACTGATATAACTACTGTACCAAATAAACGCATTATACAGTCCATTTTGGTTCATCTGACTTTTGtatgagtttgtttttcagctgcatgGAGTTGATGTTGACATAAAGATATAGTCcctgttttttttactgtttgcaaATGCAAAATGCTTCTTAGTTTATGTCACACAGTCACTATGTAGTCTAACAATAATGTATGACTTCTCTTGATTACAAAGGAATTGCAGGAATCATTGACAAAGTGACACAACCAAATAAAAGCGTTTGAGTCAAAAGTTGATTGTGAGTCTTAagtgttttgaaatgttattgATTCTTAAACAGACACTGAACAGAAAGTGAGTTAAAATACCCAAATTACTGGCAGTGTTTTTGAGTAATTGTTATTATTCTGCCTGGACTGGATGAAAATGTCACCAGACTGCATGTCTGTTGATGTTGTACCCTGACAAAGCTTTAGGGCAAACCATAACTCTCCTGTGATTTACTACTGCACTAAAATTCAATGTGGGTTGCAGCATATGTTCAAAAAATGTGCTAAAtgaactaaacaaaaaaaaatgtgaagaaaaaaagctgtgatAGTGGTAACGAGGTGATCAACTCCATATCAATGTCCGTTTGTCCGCAGAACATCTCACTGTAAATGTATGAGTAATTAAATTAACTTTGGCGCTGATCAGTGTTTGTATGAAACTTTATGAAACAAATTGGATGGACCAGTCTAATGGGGTATTCTGTCTTGCACACATTTCTGTAGAACCGATCATATCTAAAGTCTCCTAATTACtgtttgacagtgtgacagatgCAATAACCCTCCCATAAAAAggcaatgaaaaatatattatttcaccaaatgtcttggtgtgctgctgccatctagtggatgAAATCTGAGCacttgttttatgtgtgtattttgttttatttagtatTCTTGTAATGTATGAAGAATTGGGATTATACTAAGTAGTTACATTAATAAAAAATCAGTTACAAGTAAAATGCACTTTAGACCCCGCCCCTACTACTGCTTATGTCCAAATAGGTGGAGTGCAAGATTAAACAACCCCAAGTCAATAAAAAAGGGCAACATTGCAATACAACTTACTTGGTCCAGACAAGGGAAACTGGGAAAATCATGTGGGCGTTTTCTGATATCACCTTGCTCCTGCTTGTGTATTTCATGCTGTCG comes from Scatophagus argus isolate fScaArg1 chromosome 5, fScaArg1.pri, whole genome shotgun sequence and encodes:
- the LOC124059727 gene encoding extracellular calcium-sensing receptor-like encodes the protein MQKPGDVVLGGLFLIHFFTVFPDLSFTSEPQQPACHGFDVVGLRRAQTMAFAIDEINRNPNLLPNVTLGYSLYDNCANLGIGFRAALSLVSGQEEQFMLDETCVGTPPVVGIVGDASSTRSIAISSVLGLYRVPMVSYFATCSCLSDRQKFPSFFRTIPSDAFQVRAMIQILKQFGWTWVGLLISDDDYGLHAARSFQSDLAKLGGGCLAYLEVLPWGNDQDEIRRIVDVMKKSTARVVIVFAHETHMTNLLHEVVRQNVTGLQYMTSEDWTAATVLHTPHLTPYLAGTLGIAIRLGEIPGLKEFLLQTRPDLHNNNSSGNSVINQFWEYTFQCRFAPPPAGWVDAGGALCTGQEDLESVETEFMDVSDLRSEYNVYKAVYALAYALDDMLRCVPGRGPFRGHSCGSLKELEPWQLVYYLDKVNFTTPFGDQVSFDENGDALPIYDIMNWLWLPDGTTKLQNVGEVKKSAFKSEELTIDADKIFWNFESKKPPRSVCSESCPPGTRMARKKGEPVCCFDCIPCSEAKISNETNSLECTSCPQDFWPSLQRDHCVPKETEFLSYHEPLGICLTVAALLGTCMCAVVFSIFICHRRTPIVRANNSELSFQLLLSLKLCFLCSLLFIGRPTLWTCQLRHAAFGISFVLCISCILVKTMVVLAVFKASKPGGGASLKWFGAMQQRGTVMVLTSVQAAICTAWIVSASPVPHKNTQYHNDKIVYECVVGSTVGFAVLLGYIGFLAILSFLIAFIARKLPDSFNEAKLITFSMLIFCAVWVAFVPAYVSSPGKYADAVEVFAILASSFGILVALFGPKCYIILLRPERNTKKAIMGRGAET